The Cetobacterium somerae sequence CAAATGATCAAACAGAAATAATGGTTGAAAGTTTTCAAAATAAAGGTATCGAAATAATTTATTATAAAAATTTTGAAAATATTGGTCCAGATTTGAATTATTTAAAATGTGTTGAGATTGCAACTTCAGAATATTGTTGGTTAATGGGAAGTGATGATAAAGTTGAAAAAGATAGTATCTCGTATATATTAAAAGAACTAAATGCTGATAAAGAAATTGATATTTTTATAGGAAATAGAAATGAGTATGATTTTAATTTTAATTTTATAAAAAAAAGATATTGGTTAAATGAAAATATAGATGATTATAAGTTTAAATTTTCTAATAAGGAAGATACGATATTTTATTTGAAAAATTCTTATTCAATAGGAGCTATGTATAGTTATTTATCATCAATAATTGTAAAGAAAGAAAAGTGGAAGGATGTTGTATATGATGAAAATTATACAGGAACAGCGTATTCACATGCATATTTATTGTTAAAAATTTTATTAAATAATGGAAGTCAAAAATATTTGAAAAAATCAATAGTAGGCTCAAGAGGAGGTAATGATACATTTTTAGTAAATATAAAACAAAGATTTTATTTAGATTATTTAGGATATTTGAAATTAAGTTCAGAAATTTTAGATGAAAAAATAAAAGATGAATTTCTTAAAATCTTAACAAAAGAGCATCCAAAAAGTCACTTATTATCAATGAGTTTGAATAGTGAACTTAATTTAGAAGAGGTGGAGATTTTAAAAAAGGTTAGATATGGTAAAAGAGATATAGTATTTATAAAAAGTTGTATATTTTTTAAAAAACCTTTAAAAATAGCCTATAAAATATATAAAAAAATAAAAAAGTAATTAATAATGGAAAAAATATAATTCTAATTAAAAATATTTTATTAAAGTTAATAAGTTAAAGAAAACTAATAGGAGAAAATATGTTAACAGCACTTATAATGGCAGGAGGAAGTGGGGAGAGATTTTAGCCACTATCAACTCCAACAAAACCAAAACAATTATTGTCTCTTTTTTCTGATGAATCTATGATAAGAGAGACTGTTAATCGAGTTTTACCAATAATATCAGCAGATAAAGTTTTTATAGCAACAAATATTTTACAGGCAGAAGAAATAAAAAAAGAATTACCAGATATACCTGAAGAAAATATAATAATTGAGCCTTCTTTTAAAGATACAGAAGCAGCAATAGGTTATACTTCTTTGATAATAGAAGAAAAATTTAAAAATTTAAATGAAAAGATAGAGGTAGTTGTACTAGCTTCAGATCATCTTATAAAAAATGATGAAAATTTTAGACAAATTATTTTAAAAGGAGCAGAGGAAGCTAGAGAGAATTCAACTATTGTAACTTTAGGAATAAAACCAGATAAACCAGAAACTGGTTATGGTTATATTGAAGTTAATAATAATGAAGTGTTACTTTTAGATGAAATATATAGAGTTAGAAGATTTCGTGAAAAACCGAATAAAGAAACAGCAGAGCAATATGTAATGTCTGGAAAATATTTATGGAATTCAGGAATGTTTATTTTTACAACAGATACAATTTTTAAGAATTTTGAGGTTCTTATGCCAGAACATATGGAAATTTTTAATAAAATAAGAGAAGAGATTTCAAAAAAAAGATAGGGTTAGAGTTAAGCAGTTCTGTAAAAGATTATTTTAATGAATTTGAAAAAATTTCAATAGATTTTGGAATAATGGAGTATTCTAAAAATATAAAAGTTATACCAGTTTCTATTGGATGGAATGATATAGGAAGCTATACAGCTTTAACAGAAATTTTTTCACCAGATGAAGCAGGAAATAGAATTAGAGATACTAAAACTATAATTCATGATGCAAATAATAATATTGTTATTTGTAAAGATTGTACAGTGTCATTATTAGGAGTAAAAAATGGAGAAAATATTTTGATATCTCATAAAGATAGTGCTCAGGATA is a genomic window containing:
- a CDS encoding sugar phosphate nucleotidyltransferase, with amino-acid sequence MIRETVNRVLPIISADKVFIATNILQAEEIKKELPDIPEENIIIEPSFKDTEAAIGYTSLIIEEKFKNLNEKIEVVVLASDHLIKNDENFRQIILKGAEEARENSTIVTLGIKPDKPETGYGYIEVNNNEVLLLDEIYRVRRFREKPNKETAEQYVMSGKYLWNSGMFIFTTDTIFKNFEVLMPEHMEIFNKIREEISKKR
- a CDS encoding glycosyltransferase family 2 protein; translation: MKKLGICIPTYNRENLLKELLESIFSIVSSEDRDRIQICISDNASNDQTEIMVESFQNKGIEIIYYKNFENIGPDLNYLKCVEIATSEYCWLMGSDDKVEKDSISYILKELNADKEIDIFIGNRNEYDFNFNFIKKRYWLNENIDDYKFKFSNKEDTIFYLKNSYSIGAMYSYLSSIIVKKEKWKDVVYDENYTGTAYSHAYLLLKILLNNGSQKYLKKSIVGSRGGNDTFLVNIKQRFYLDYLGYLKLSSEILDEKIKDEFLKILTKEHPKSHLLSMSLNSELNLEEVEILKKVRYGKRDIVFIKSCIFFKKPLKIAYKIYKKIKK